In Dyadobacter sp. NIV53, a single window of DNA contains:
- a CDS encoding peptidoglycan DD-metalloendopeptidase family protein, whose protein sequence is MKLDFSESNRDLLHRDLSETSVFSDYVFKELLRNNTYTGIGGYNENRVIYKQKEHFTKQEENPRCIHLGADIWADAGETIYAPLNGEVHSFAFNDQYGDYGPTIILKHELEGHPFYTLYGHLSLDSLDGLYEKKPVLAGEKIAAIGNYPVNGDWPPHLHFQIITEISTHKGDFPGVCSIQDQEYYLSVCPDPDLILRVEKIS, encoded by the coding sequence ATGAAATTAGATTTTTCTGAAAGTAACAGGGATTTGCTTCACCGGGATTTATCAGAAACTTCTGTTTTTTCAGATTATGTATTTAAAGAATTATTGAGGAATAATACTTATACCGGTATTGGAGGTTATAATGAAAACCGTGTCATTTACAAGCAAAAGGAACATTTTACCAAACAGGAAGAAAATCCGCGCTGTATTCATTTAGGAGCTGATATTTGGGCCGATGCAGGGGAAACCATCTATGCACCACTAAACGGAGAGGTGCATAGTTTTGCTTTCAACGATCAGTATGGAGATTATGGCCCGACGATTATTTTGAAACACGAATTGGAAGGACACCCATTTTACACATTATATGGCCATCTATCTCTTGATTCACTGGATGGACTGTATGAAAAAAAACCGGTTTTAGCAGGTGAAAAAATAGCAGCAATTGGAAATTATCCAGTAAACGGAGATTGGCCACCACATTTACATTTTCAGATAATCACTGAAATCAGCACACATAAAGGCGATTTTCCAGGGGTTTGCAGTATTCAGGATCAGGAATATTACCTTTCTGTTTGTCCGGATCCTGATTTGATATTGAGAGTTGAAAAAATCAGTTAA
- a CDS encoding DUF6364 family protein produces the protein MKTRLNITIEGALLSNVKKYAASKEISVSQIVEDYFRSLIKPDFKKKSIIDLVNQLETPHQINKELDLKKSFYEDNSEKYGF, from the coding sequence ATGAAAACAAGACTTAATATAACAATTGAAGGTGCACTACTTTCCAATGTAAAGAAATATGCAGCTTCCAAAGAAATTAGCGTTTCTCAAATTGTAGAAGATTATTTCAGAAGTTTAATAAAACCGGATTTTAAGAAGAAAAGCATTATTGACCTCGTTAATCAGCTAGAAACCCCACATCAGATTAATAAGGAGTTGGACTTAAAAAAATCTTTTTACGAAGATAATTCTGAGAAATATGGCTTCTAA